A window of Deltaproteobacteria bacterium genomic DNA:
CTATGCGACCTACCCGTACGAATGGGAGCTGCTCAGCCGGCTATCGACCGTCGGCGCCTTCGTGCTCGGCAGCGGGATGTTCGCGTCGTTGATCAACTTGCTGCAGTCGCTGCGCCGCGGCGGCCGCCGCGCGCCGGCCAACCCGTGGGGCGCGGCGACCCTCGAATGGTTCACGACCTCGCCGCCCGACCCGCACAACTTCCACGGCCTGCCGCCCCTCACCGGGCCGTACAACTTCAGCGTCCTGCAATACATCGGCGGCGAGACCGGATGGGTCCGCCGCGACGGCTACAACGTGTAGAGGCAACCATGGCCGGACACGACGCCAAGACGGCTTCCGGGCCGGAACAGTTCCTGCTCGACCACTTCGACAGCCCCGCGGCCCAGCTTCACACCGCGAAGCTCGGCATGTGGGTGTTCCTCGCCAGCGAGATTTTGTTCTTCTCGGGCCTGTTCACCGCGTACGCGGTCTACCGGGGGAACCACCCCGAGATGTTCGCCTACGGACAACACTTTCTCGACTGGCGGATGGGCGCGCTCAACACGGTCGTGCTGATCACCAGCAGCCTCGCGGCGGCGCTGTCGGTGCGGTTCGCGCAGCTCGGCCAACAGACGGCGCTGCGCCGGTCCCTGCTGGCCGTCATCGGCTGCGCCATCGCGTTCATGGTCGTCAAGTACCTCGAGTACAGCCACAAGATCACCAACGGCGTCGTGTGGGGGGACGGCTTCTCGCCGTCGCCCGAAATCCTCGCCGAGCTGCCCGCGGCGCTCCGCGCGCTGCCGGTGCCCGAAGGCATGGGCCGGTTCTTCAGCATCTACTACTGCATGACCGGCCTGCACGGCATCCACGTTCTCGTCGGTATCGGCATCTACGTGTGGATCTACCGGCACGCGGCCAGGGGCCACTACGGCCCGACTTACTACAACGCGGTCGACAACGCGGCGCTGTACTGGCACCTGGTCGACCTCATCTGGATCTTCCTGTTCCCGCTGTTCTACTTGATCGGGTAACCGCCATGGCTCACGACCCCTACGGCGAACACGTCTCGTCTCTCGGCGCCCTCGTCGGCACCTGGCTCGCGCTGCTCGCGCTCACCGTGACGACCGTCGCGGTCGCGCGCGTCGACCTCGGCTCTCTAAACGTCGTCGCCGCGCTCGGCATCGCGTCGGTCAAGGCGGCGATCGTGGCGCTCGTGTTCATGCACCTCAAGCACGGCGGCCGGTTCCTGCGGGTCGTGTTCACCGTGTCGGTCGCATTCGCGGTGCTGTTCATCGGCCTCGTCCTGTTCGACACCAAGCAATACGAGCCGGACGTCGCCGCGTACCGCGCCGCGCGCGCGGCCGCCGTCGGCGGCGAGGCGCCGGCCGCGCCCGCCCGCAAGGCGTCCGGCACGGCGCCCGCGCGTTAACGCCG
This region includes:
- a CDS encoding oxidase gives rise to the protein MAHDPYGEHVSSLGALVGTWLALLALTVTTVAVARVDLGSLNVVAALGIASVKAAIVALVFMHLKHGGRFLRVVFTVSVAFAVLFIGLVLFDTKQYEPDVAAYRAARAAAVGGEAPAAPARKASGTAPAR
- a CDS encoding cytochrome c oxidase subunit 3 family protein, whose amino-acid sequence is MAGHDAKTASGPEQFLLDHFDSPAAQLHTAKLGMWVFLASEILFFSGLFTAYAVYRGNHPEMFAYGQHFLDWRMGALNTVVLITSSLAAALSVRFAQLGQQTALRRSLLAVIGCAIAFMVVKYLEYSHKITNGVVWGDGFSPSPEILAELPAALRALPVPEGMGRFFSIYYCMTGLHGIHVLVGIGIYVWIYRHAARGHYGPTYYNAVDNAALYWHLVDLIWIFLFPLFYLIG